The Ochotona princeps isolate mOchPri1 unplaced genomic scaffold, mOchPri1.hap1 HAP1_SCAFFOLD_150, whole genome shotgun sequence genome has a window encoding:
- the LOC131479109 gene encoding Na(+)/H(+) exchange regulatory cofactor NHE-RF3-like codes for MTDIIPQGVAMKAGVLAGDHLIEVNGENVEDASHEEVVEKVKKSGNRIMFLLVDKDTDKRHSEQKIQFRRESASLKLLPQQPRLVEMKKGSNGYGFYLRASSEQQGQIIKDIDSGSPAEAAGLKNNDLVITVNGMSVESLGHDSVVEMIKKGGDQTSLLVVDKEMDSLYKLAHFSPFFYYQSQELPNGSVKEAAGPTPVPLEVPNADPTEEAEDHKPKLCRLEKGANGYGFHLNAIQGQPSSFVKEVQKGSPADLAGLEDEDVIIEVDGVNVLDEPYEKVVDRIQSSGENVTLLVCGKKACEYFQAKKIPIVSSMALPPAIPPDAKETPVGSENDSHMARERAHSTASNSSASSEDTEL; via the coding sequence ATGACAGATATAATTCCTCAGGGTGTGGCTATGaaggctggtgtcctggctggaGATCACTTGATTGAAGTGAATGGAGAGAATGTAGAAGATGCCAGCCATGAGGAGGTGGTTGAAAAGGTGAAGAAGTCAGGCAACCGGATCATGTTCCTTCTAGTGGACAAAGACACGGATAAACGCCACAGTGAGCAGAAGATACAGTTCAGGAGAGAGTCGGCCAGTTTGAAGCTGCTGCCCCAGCAGCCCCGCCTCGTGGAGATGAAGAAGGGAAGCAATGGCTATGGTTTCTATCTAAGGGCAAGTTCAGAACAGCAAGGTCAGATCATCAAGGACATAGACTCTGGAAGTCCAGCAGAGGCAGCTGGCCTGAAGAACAACGATCTGGTAATTACGGTCAATGGCATGTCTGTGGAATCCCTCGGTCATGACAGTGTGGTGGAAATGATTAAAAAAGGTGGAGACCAGACTTCCCTGCTGGTGGTTGACAAAGAGATGGACAGTCTCTATAAGCTGGctcatttttccccatttttctacTACCAAAGTCAAGAACTGCCTAATGGTTCTGTCAAGGAGGCTGCAGGTCCCACTCCTGTTCCTCTGGAGGTCCCAAATGCAGATCCtacagaggaagcagaggatcATAAGCCTAAACTCTGCAGGCTGGAGAAAGGTGCAAACGGCTATGGCTTTCACTTAAATGCGATTCAAGGTCAGCCGAGCTCATTCGTCAAAGAGGTACAGAAGGGCAGCCCTGCTGACCTGGCTGGGCTGGAGGATGAGGATGTCATCATTGAAGTGGATGGTGTAAATGTGCTCGACGAACCCTATGAGAAGGTGGTGGACAGAATCCAGAGCAGTGGGGAAAACGTCACACTCTTAGTCTGCGGAAAGAAAGCCTGTGAGTATTTCCAAGCTAAGAAAATCCCCATTGTGTCCTCCATGGCTCTTCCACCAGCTATCCCCCCAGATGCCAAAGAAACACCTGTGGGATCAGAGAACGATTCGCACATGGCAAGAGAACGAGCACATAGTACAGCCTCGAATTCTTCTGCCAGTTCTGAAGATACGGAGCTGTAA